The following DNA comes from Nocardioides sp. JQ2195.
TGCTGTGCACCATCTTGACCTGTGGGTCGTCGACCTGGCCCTCGCCGACGGCGAGTGGGGGTGGCTCCTGGGTGAGCTGGCGTGGGAGACCGGCAGCGCCGGGGATGCAGGACGGTCGTGGGCACATCCCGACGGCACCCAGCTGTTCCTGCAGTGCCCACCGGACCGGCACGGCGAGGCGCACGACCGGATGCGTCCCGGTCTGAACCACCTGGCCCTGCGCACCGACGAGCGCGGGCTGCTGGACCGGATGCGTGCCGAGTCCAGCGCCCACGGCTGGCACGAGCTGTACGCCGACCGCTACCCGCACGCTGGCGGTGACGAGCACGTGGC
Coding sequences within:
- a CDS encoding VOC family protein, yielding MSRAVHHLDLWVVDLALADGEWGWLLGELAWETGSAGDAGRSWAHPDGTQLFLQCPPDRHGEAHDRMRPGLNHLALRTDERGLLDRMRAESSAHGWHELYADRYPHAGGDEHVALYLENSEGFEVEVVWERA